One genomic window of Desulfuromonas sp. AOP6 includes the following:
- a CDS encoding response regulator produces MAKILIIDDDKTFLTFLKEYVAERYPCLEVETRVDPLQGLAAITADLSLLLLDLEMPGMDGGKILAYATAKGVSKNRIIILSGRDADYLHERFPMGCCLAVLNKHEARQKVVLDMIFSSLQQKGPS; encoded by the coding sequence ATGGCAAAGATCCTGATTATCGACGATGACAAAACTTTTCTGACCTTTCTCAAAGAGTATGTGGCCGAGCGCTACCCCTGCCTGGAGGTCGAAACCCGTGTCGACCCTCTGCAGGGGCTGGCCGCCATCACCGCGGACCTCAGCCTGCTGCTGCTCGACCTTGAAATGCCGGGGATGGACGGCGGCAAAATTCTGGCCTACGCCACCGCCAAGGGTGTGAGCAAGAACCGCATTATCATCCTGTCGGGGCGCGATGCCGATTATCTGCACGAACGTTTTCCCATGGGCTGCTGCCTAGCCGTGCTCAACAAGCACGAAGCCCGGCAGAAAGTCGTGCTCGACATGATCTTCAGTTCCCTGCAGCAAAAGGGCCCGTCGTAA
- a CDS encoding NUDIX domain-containing protein, with the protein MNERSLRNRHVVTAFLRHQGKILLLQRSERVRTYPGSWAAVSGSLEESTPLAQALREIREETSLGEADLCLVATAPCLEVADTELATRWLIHPFLFEVIDSPGIRLDWEHEKSRWVEAAELARYRTVPALTQALAACLQTESGSKVD; encoded by the coding sequence ATGAATGAGCGGTCTCTGCGCAACCGTCACGTCGTCACCGCTTTTTTACGGCATCAAGGTAAGATCCTGCTGCTGCAGCGCAGCGAGCGGGTACGCACCTACCCAGGCTCTTGGGCGGCGGTTAGCGGTTCTCTTGAGGAATCGACCCCACTGGCGCAGGCGCTACGAGAGATTCGGGAGGAGACCAGCCTGGGTGAAGCCGACCTCTGCCTGGTCGCCACCGCCCCTTGCCTCGAGGTGGCCGATACGGAACTGGCAACGCGATGGCTTATCCACCCTTTTCTTTTTGAGGTGATCGACTCGCCCGGCATTCGCCTGGACTGGGAGCATGAGAAGAGCCGCTGGGTCGAAGCGGCGGAGCTGGCCCGTTACCGGACCGTTCCTGCCCTGACCCAGGCCCTCGCCGCCTGCCTGCAAACGGAAAGCGGCAGTAAGGTCGATTGA
- a CDS encoding TVP38/TMEM64 family protein, whose amino-acid sequence MKTKHLLLLLTAALLVGLFFALDLGCFLTLETLQENRQRLLAVYREHPLLIVAAFMALYIVQSALSLPGAVIFALSAGAIFGPWWGTVTAVTAATVGAVLCFLAVRTLWHQQVSERFGTRLEGLNRELEARGLGYLLFVRLVPVFPFFLINLAAGLTRLPLRTFTLGTLVGMLPGGFVYVNAGAGLASVTRVSDVASPRVLVSLALLGLLALVPTLYTRLKKNRHKSTTV is encoded by the coding sequence ATGAAAACCAAGCATCTTCTCCTGCTATTGACTGCCGCCCTCCTCGTCGGCCTCTTTTTCGCCCTGGACCTGGGATGCTTTCTTACCCTGGAAACCCTACAGGAAAACCGGCAGCGACTGCTCGCTGTGTACCGGGAGCATCCGCTGCTGATCGTCGCTGCCTTCATGGCCCTCTATATCGTGCAGAGCGCCCTCTCTCTACCCGGCGCCGTCATTTTTGCCCTGTCGGCAGGGGCCATCTTCGGACCCTGGTGGGGGACGGTCACCGCCGTCACCGCCGCGACCGTTGGCGCCGTTCTCTGCTTTCTTGCCGTCCGCACCCTCTGGCACCAGCAGGTGAGCGAACGCTTCGGAACCCGCCTGGAAGGCCTCAACCGCGAACTGGAAGCGCGCGGTCTGGGCTATCTGCTCTTTGTGCGCCTCGTCCCCGTTTTTCCCTTCTTCCTCATCAACCTGGCGGCTGGGCTCACCCGCTTGCCCCTGCGTACCTTTACGCTCGGCACGCTGGTAGGGATGCTTCCCGGCGGCTTTGTCTACGTCAACGCCGGCGCCGGTCTGGCCTCTGTCACCCGTGTCAGCGACGTCGCCTCCCCCCGCGTCCTGGTTTCCCTCGCCCTCCTGGGCCTGCTCGCCCTTGTCCCCACTCTCTATACCCGCCTGAAAAAAAACCGTCACAAATCCACGACAGTCTAA
- a CDS encoding DUF3047 domain-containing protein, whose amino-acid sequence MNRLSLRLFLPLLLMLSVAGAALAADGFYRFSVEEMTGWEVKTFKGHTDYRLVEQEGRQVLQAKARGTASGLVRKITFDPHEYRYLRWSWKIESPVTGGDARIKKGDDYAARVYVVFPGRFFWQTRALNYVWANRLPQGDFLPNAFTANARLLAAQSGAAKAGQWLSEQRDLIADYRRLFGEEPPMAGALAIMTDADNTGATAIAWYGDIILSKSP is encoded by the coding sequence ATGAATCGTCTTTCCCTGCGCCTGTTTTTGCCTCTCCTGCTCATGCTGAGTGTTGCCGGTGCGGCCCTGGCGGCAGACGGATTCTATCGGTTCAGCGTTGAAGAGATGACCGGCTGGGAAGTTAAAACCTTCAAGGGGCACACGGATTATCGGCTGGTGGAGCAAGAGGGTCGCCAGGTTCTACAGGCGAAAGCCCGGGGTACCGCTTCCGGCCTGGTCCGGAAGATCACCTTCGACCCCCATGAATACCGCTACCTGCGCTGGTCCTGGAAAATCGAGAGCCCCGTCACCGGCGGCGACGCCCGCATCAAAAAAGGGGATGACTATGCCGCCCGGGTCTACGTGGTCTTTCCCGGCCGTTTCTTCTGGCAGACCAGGGCTCTCAACTACGTCTGGGCCAACCGGCTGCCCCAGGGCGACTTCCTCCCCAACGCCTTCACCGCCAACGCCCGCCTGCTGGCCGCGCAGTCCGGTGCCGCCAAGGCGGGACAGTGGCTCAGCGAACAGCGGGATCTTATAGCCGACTACCGTCGCCTTTTCGGGGAAGAACCCCCCATGGCTGGAGCACTGGCCATCATGACCGACGCCGACAATACCGGCGCCACCGCCATCGCTTGGTATGGCGACATCATTCTGTCGAAGAGCCCATGA
- a CDS encoding helicase C-terminal domain-containing protein has protein sequence MKHTFSPEVRLLLRQAIDDARGNEVFFLGRTDADRLVVSVEVLARGNSEAVPAILQECAYGDVVIHNHPSGHLQPSGADVEIASRLGSLGVGFYIVDNPVDNVYKVVEAFNSKDVQPVEPQRVDDLLGPDGIIARTLPGYEDRPEQLRMAFAVAEAFNKGRLTVIEAGTGTGKSLAYLTPAILWSLGNEERVVISTNTINLQEQLIRKDIPFLQRVSNLEFRAVLVKGRANYLCLRRSENIRQEPGLFEDELAGELTSILEWAGRTSDGSKEELPFIPREQVWEEVRCEIDQCSRVRCAHYNRCFFHKARRQAAQADVLVVNHALLLSDLALRQQTDNYTAAAVLPPFDRIILDEAHHLEDVATHFFASQVTRFSFARVLNKLRHPRKPEKGLLPRFLNTLAAKLPDSLDELYRALHGRVENLLIDRQTLFDRSVQDLEGIGQDLAAALGRPIREREEIKQRVVADFAAGEVWEALCERVRDLAKETDRLGKGVRALLKDCGRLPDDVHEHLGSSLTDLRGIAGRLESIADDLRFFAAAEEGTCAWFEIAEGRIGRGTGVVTRLCTAPLEVAGNLKAAVYDRFRSVVMTSATLSVGGQFSYFKHRVGLDRAESARVSELLLASPFNFAQQALVAIPTDIPEPGRPDYPATVRDLAERAILAADGRTFVLFTAYSLLRQVYGEVAPILSARGYHCLRQGEENRHRLLKKFSGDPTSVLFATDSFWEGVDVPGRALEQVIITRLPFKVPTEPVLEARAEAIELAGGDPFMEYTVPQAVIKFKQGFGRLIRHREDRGVVLILDARVVKKGYGRIFLRSLPEARVVAAPTAEVFAAMTDFFTVSETVPPAEDEP, from the coding sequence ATGAAACACACGTTTTCCCCTGAAGTCCGCCTGCTACTGCGGCAGGCCATTGACGACGCGCGCGGCAACGAAGTCTTCTTTCTCGGCCGCACCGATGCCGACCGGCTGGTCGTCAGTGTCGAAGTCCTGGCCCGGGGCAACAGCGAAGCGGTCCCTGCCATTCTGCAGGAGTGCGCCTACGGCGACGTGGTCATCCACAACCACCCCTCCGGACACCTGCAGCCCTCTGGGGCGGATGTGGAAATCGCCTCGCGGCTTGGGTCACTGGGGGTCGGTTTCTACATTGTGGATAACCCTGTGGACAATGTGTATAAGGTAGTGGAAGCCTTTAACTCGAAGGACGTGCAGCCGGTTGAACCGCAGCGTGTTGACGACCTGCTCGGTCCCGACGGGATTATTGCCCGTACCCTGCCGGGCTACGAAGACCGCCCGGAACAACTGCGCATGGCCTTTGCCGTCGCCGAGGCTTTCAACAAGGGGCGCCTGACGGTCATCGAAGCGGGGACAGGCACCGGCAAAAGTCTGGCCTACCTGACCCCGGCCATTCTCTGGTCCCTGGGCAACGAAGAGCGGGTGGTGATCAGCACCAACACCATCAATCTGCAGGAACAGCTCATCCGCAAGGATATCCCCTTTCTGCAGCGGGTCAGCAACCTGGAATTCCGCGCCGTGCTGGTGAAGGGGCGCGCCAACTATCTCTGTTTGCGCCGCAGTGAAAACATCCGACAGGAGCCGGGGCTCTTCGAAGACGAGCTGGCCGGCGAGCTCACCAGCATCCTCGAATGGGCCGGACGCACCAGTGACGGCTCCAAGGAGGAGCTCCCTTTCATCCCCCGTGAACAGGTATGGGAAGAGGTGCGCTGCGAAATTGACCAGTGCTCGCGGGTGCGGTGCGCCCACTACAACCGCTGTTTTTTCCACAAGGCCCGCCGCCAGGCGGCCCAGGCCGATGTGCTGGTGGTCAATCACGCCCTGCTGCTGTCGGACCTGGCCCTGCGCCAGCAGACGGACAACTACACCGCCGCCGCCGTGCTACCCCCCTTCGACCGCATCATTCTCGACGAGGCGCACCACCTGGAGGATGTGGCCACCCATTTCTTCGCCAGTCAGGTCACCCGTTTCTCCTTCGCCCGCGTGCTCAACAAGCTGCGCCATCCGCGCAAACCCGAGAAGGGCTTGCTCCCCCGCTTCCTCAACACCCTGGCCGCCAAGCTGCCCGACAGCCTGGACGAGCTCTACCGGGCCCTGCACGGCCGCGTCGAAAACCTCCTCATCGACCGCCAGACCCTCTTCGACCGCTCGGTGCAGGATCTGGAGGGGATCGGCCAGGATCTCGCCGCCGCTCTCGGCCGCCCTATCCGCGAACGGGAGGAAATCAAGCAGCGGGTGGTGGCCGACTTCGCCGCCGGCGAGGTCTGGGAAGCTCTCTGCGAGCGGGTGCGCGACCTCGCCAAAGAGACGGATCGCCTCGGCAAGGGCGTCCGCGCCCTGCTCAAGGACTGCGGACGCCTGCCCGACGACGTGCATGAACACCTCGGCTCCAGCCTCACCGACCTGCGCGGCATCGCCGGCCGCCTGGAAAGTATTGCCGACGACCTGCGCTTCTTTGCCGCCGCCGAAGAGGGCACCTGCGCCTGGTTCGAGATCGCCGAGGGGCGCATCGGCCGGGGCACTGGCGTCGTCACCCGCCTGTGCACGGCCCCTCTGGAGGTGGCCGGCAACCTCAAGGCCGCCGTCTACGACCGCTTCCGCTCAGTAGTCATGACCAGCGCCACCCTCTCCGTCGGCGGCCAGTTCAGCTACTTCAAGCACCGGGTCGGCCTCGACCGGGCTGAATCGGCGCGGGTAAGCGAACTGCTGCTGGCCAGCCCCTTCAATTTCGCGCAACAGGCCCTGGTCGCCATTCCCACCGACATTCCCGAGCCGGGGCGGCCCGATTACCCGGCCACCGTGCGCGACCTAGCCGAACGGGCCATCCTCGCCGCCGACGGCCGCACCTTTGTCCTCTTTACGGCCTACAGTCTGCTGCGCCAGGTCTATGGCGAAGTCGCCCCCATTCTCAGCGCTCGCGGTTATCACTGTCTGCGCCAGGGGGAGGAAAACCGCCATCGCCTGCTGAAAAAATTTTCCGGCGACCCCACCAGCGTCCTCTTTGCCACCGATTCCTTCTGGGAAGGGGTCGACGTGCCGGGGCGGGCCCTCGAACAGGTCATCATCACCCGACTCCCCTTCAAGGTGCCCACCGAGCCCGTGCTGGAGGCCCGCGCCGAGGCCATCGAGCTGGCCGGCGGCGATCCTTTCATGGAATACACGGTGCCGCAGGCCGTCATCAAGTTCAAGCAGGGCTTCGGCCGTCTCATCCGCCACCGCGAAGACCGCGGCGTCGTGCTTATTCTCGATGCCCGCGTCGTCAAAAAGGGCTACGGCCGCATCTTTCTGCGCTCCCTGCCCGAGGCCCGCGTGGTGGCCGCCCCCACGGCGGAGGTCTTTGCCGCCATGACCGACTTCTTCACGGTGAGCGAAACTGTGCCCCCGGCAGAGGACGAACCATGA
- a CDS encoding 4Fe-4S binding protein produces MSHHTLKSGFTNLSERLNRFPQGAPPSQLLYDILALLFSEKEADLVARLPIRPFPAEKAAKAWGVGLAEAETTLQRLADRALLVDMQVNGRMEYVLPPPMAGFFEFALMRLRDDIDQKLLSRLYEQYISIEEDFIKALFVSGDTQLGRVLVQEGALSPENTLYVLDYERATEVIETATDIGIGLCYCRHKRSHLGTACDAEMDICMTFNTVAASLVRHGYARRVGRSECKELLHKAWEQNLAQFGENVQQGMNFICNCCPCCCEAMLAAQRFGHMNPVHTSNFIVHIEDNCTGCGRCLPTCPVKIIRLETEKEGGRGRKTAVIDETLCLGCGVCVRNCPRGALSLKPRAQRVITPVNSVHKVVLMAIERGTLSHLLFDNQVLWSHRALAAVLGVILKLPPVKQLLASEQVRSRYLASLCQRFPL; encoded by the coding sequence ATGTCCCACCACACCCTCAAATCCGGCTTCACCAACCTGAGCGAACGGCTCAACCGCTTTCCCCAGGGGGCGCCCCCCTCCCAGCTTCTCTACGACATTCTCGCCCTGCTGTTCAGTGAAAAAGAGGCCGACCTCGTCGCCCGCCTGCCGATCCGACCCTTCCCGGCCGAGAAGGCGGCCAAGGCCTGGGGGGTTGGACTGGCCGAAGCCGAAACCACCCTGCAGCGCCTGGCGGACCGCGCCCTGCTCGTCGACATGCAGGTCAACGGCCGCATGGAATACGTGCTGCCGCCGCCCATGGCCGGCTTCTTCGAGTTCGCCCTCATGCGTCTGCGCGACGACATCGACCAGAAGCTCCTCTCCCGGCTCTACGAGCAGTACATCAGCATAGAAGAGGATTTCATCAAGGCCCTCTTCGTCAGCGGCGACACTCAGCTCGGCCGCGTGCTGGTGCAGGAAGGCGCCCTCTCCCCCGAGAACACCCTCTATGTGCTCGACTACGAGCGCGCCACCGAGGTCATCGAGACGGCCACCGACATCGGCATCGGCCTCTGCTACTGCCGCCACAAGCGCTCCCACCTGGGCACCGCCTGCGACGCCGAGATGGATATCTGCATGACCTTCAACACCGTGGCCGCTTCCCTTGTCCGTCACGGCTATGCCCGCCGGGTGGGGCGCAGCGAGTGCAAGGAACTGCTGCACAAGGCCTGGGAGCAGAACCTGGCCCAGTTCGGCGAAAACGTGCAGCAGGGGATGAACTTCATCTGCAACTGCTGTCCCTGCTGCTGCGAGGCCATGCTCGCCGCCCAGCGCTTTGGGCACATGAACCCGGTGCATACCAGCAACTTCATCGTTCACATCGAAGATAACTGTACCGGCTGCGGCCGCTGCCTGCCGACCTGTCCGGTCAAAATCATCCGTCTGGAAACGGAAAAAGAAGGAGGCCGCGGCCGCAAGACGGCGGTCATCGATGAGACACTCTGCCTCGGTTGCGGTGTCTGCGTGCGCAACTGCCCCCGCGGCGCCCTCAGTCTTAAGCCGCGCGCACAGCGGGTCATCACGCCGGTCAACAGCGTCCACAAGGTCGTACTCATGGCCATCGAGCGCGGCACCCTGTCCCATCTGCTCTTCGACAACCAGGTATTGTGGAGCCACCGCGCTCTCGCCGCCGTCCTCGGCGTCATCCTCAAGCTGCCGCCGGTCAAGCAGCTGCTGGCCAGCGAGCAGGTGCGTTCCCGCTACCTGGCTTCCCTGTGCCAGCGCTTCCCCCTATGA